A genomic segment from Acidobacteriota bacterium encodes:
- the gcvH gene encoding glycine cleavage system protein GcvH yields MIPDDRLYTAQHEWLKVEDGEAVLGITDFAQQELGDVVFVELPAPGQEFAAGSEIGAIESVKAVAEIYTPVAGSIEAVNDGLENAPEVVNEDPYGEGWLVRLRLDEEGPPNELMTAAAYEAQLAG; encoded by the coding sequence ATGATTCCCGACGACCGCCTCTACACGGCGCAGCACGAGTGGCTCAAGGTCGAGGACGGCGAGGCCGTGCTCGGCATCACGGACTTTGCCCAGCAGGAACTGGGCGACGTCGTGTTCGTCGAACTGCCGGCGCCGGGACAGGAGTTCGCGGCCGGATCCGAGATCGGCGCGATCGAATCGGTCAAGGCGGTGGCGGAGATCTACACGCCCGTGGCGGGCTCGATCGAGGCCGTGAACGATGGACTCGAGAACGCTCCGGAAGTGGTCAACGAGGATCCCTACGGCGAGGGTTGGCTGGTGCGCCTCCGACTTGACGAGGAAGGACCGCCGAACGAGCTGATGACAGCCGCCGCGTACGAGGCGCAGTTGGCGGGCTGA
- the larB gene encoding nickel pincer cofactor biosynthesis protein LarB: MERERLLELLRGVAAGDISPEDAHERVARLPYLDLGAARLDLDRESRTGLPEVVFAQGKSDDELVRIVEAMVADSGRVLVTRVEAAAAELLSAAIPDGRFEPRARIWSAGRFGPPSGRRVAVLSAGTSDFPVAEEAASCSEWLGHEVERIRDVGVAGIQRALDSIDSLRRADVAVVVAGMDGALPTVVAGLVPCPVVAVPTSVGYGASFEGIGPLLTMLTACAPGIAVVNIDNGFGAAALAHRILSTSIASPYE, from the coding sequence ATGGAGCGGGAGCGACTCCTCGAGCTGTTGCGAGGCGTAGCCGCCGGCGACATCTCACCGGAGGACGCGCACGAACGCGTGGCGCGTCTGCCCTACCTGGACCTGGGGGCGGCCAGGCTCGACCTCGATCGGGAAAGCCGGACCGGCCTGCCCGAGGTCGTCTTCGCTCAGGGCAAGAGCGACGACGAGCTGGTTCGGATCGTCGAAGCGATGGTGGCGGACTCGGGCCGCGTGCTGGTCACACGAGTGGAGGCGGCGGCCGCGGAATTGCTCAGCGCCGCGATCCCTGACGGCCGCTTCGAGCCGCGCGCGAGGATCTGGAGCGCCGGCCGCTTCGGGCCGCCGTCCGGGCGACGGGTCGCGGTGCTGAGCGCCGGTACGTCGGACTTTCCGGTGGCGGAGGAGGCCGCGTCGTGCAGCGAGTGGCTGGGGCACGAAGTCGAGCGGATCCGGGATGTCGGCGTCGCCGGCATTCAGCGCGCGCTCGACTCGATCGATTCTCTCCGCCGGGCCGATGTGGCGGTGGTCGTGGCGGGAATGGACGGCGCCCTGCCGACGGTGGTCGCCGGACTGGTGCCCTGTCCGGTGGTGGCGGTTCCGACCAGCGTCGGCTACGGCGCGAGCTTCGAGGGGATCGGGCCGTTGCTGACCATGCTCACGGCCTGCGCCCCGGGCATCGCCGTCGTCAACATCGACAACGGCTTCGGCGCGGCGGCGCTGGCTCACCGCATTC
- the larE gene encoding ATP-dependent sacrificial sulfur transferase LarE yields MTTEMLVRTLEEDLRSRGPVLVAFSGGVDSGLVAALAQRALGDRAVAVTAAAETLAGSELDHARRLAAEIGVRHLVTTYSELDEPEFRANPRHRCYVCQGLRMDRMLELARTGGFATVCDGTNASDPGPDRPGLRAVRERDVYSPLLEHGVTKADARRLARALGLTVWDRPANACLSSRIPHGQLVTLPKLRRIEEAEAELQKRGFRILRVRHDGDSARVEVGKGELPAAESQWSEIEARLLELGFEGAALDPRGYRTGGADAA; encoded by the coding sequence GTGACGACTGAGATGCTCGTCCGGACGCTCGAGGAGGACCTGAGGAGTCGTGGCCCGGTGCTGGTCGCCTTTTCGGGTGGCGTCGATTCGGGGTTGGTCGCGGCCCTGGCCCAACGCGCCCTGGGAGACCGGGCCGTGGCGGTGACGGCGGCGGCCGAAACCCTTGCCGGTTCAGAGTTGGACCACGCCCGCCGGCTGGCGGCGGAGATCGGCGTTCGCCACCTGGTCACCACCTATAGCGAGCTCGACGAGCCCGAGTTCCGGGCCAATCCGCGTCACCGCTGTTACGTGTGTCAGGGACTGCGCATGGATCGGATGCTGGAACTCGCGAGGACCGGCGGCTTCGCGACGGTCTGCGACGGCACGAACGCTTCGGATCCGGGCCCTGACCGCCCCGGTCTGCGGGCGGTGCGCGAGCGAGACGTCTACAGTCCGCTGCTGGAGCACGGCGTGACCAAGGCGGATGCCCGTCGGCTGGCGCGGGCGCTCGGCCTCACGGTATGGGACCGGCCGGCGAATGCCTGCCTGTCTTCGCGGATACCTCACGGCCAGCTCGTCACGCTGCCCAAGCTCCGCCGCATCGAGGAGGCCGAAGCGGAACTCCAGAAACGGGGCTTCCGCATCCTCAGAGTGCGTCACGACGGCGACTCGGCGCGGGTCGAGGTGGGGAAGGGCGAACTGCCGGCGGCAGAAAGCCAGTGGAGCGAGATCGAGGCGCGTCTGCTCGAGCTCGGTTTCGAGGGAGCGGCGCTCGACCCGCGCGGCTATCGAACCGGCGGCGCGGACGCCGCCTGA